In the Colius striatus isolate bColStr4 chromosome W, bColStr4.1.hap1, whole genome shotgun sequence genome, one interval contains:
- the LOC133628539 gene encoding LOW QUALITY PROTEIN: endogenous retrovirus group K member 5 Gag polyprotein-like (The sequence of the model RefSeq protein was modified relative to this genomic sequence to represent the inferred CDS: inserted 1 base in 1 codon), whose amino-acid sequence MGHVHSTERQLFVAMVKTLLKSRNISITTKQVGGFLEFIDTVCPWFPNKGTINLETWNKVGENIKSYYAANGPDKIPIDAFPLWTLIKECLQGDTEYDKWQRQTRPRSRSADSGLKPSAVTNPDSQPSAPPEYPSIINNEQKDIQESNFKNPFLMYSNTGGKKCRPLKQSKSALRPIELSEELSSDEEAELEKEAAQYHNEDDQVFVNTPFKLKKQQTLLKKEPVVLPAIEAGRRPPPPDIYHQISPHSPLQLSLLQAKQQGEDVSGFSKILHAYPITYAPHPTQANVRIATYTSITFKNLKELKTAAAQYGATXIVILETIAAEVLPPWDWKGLAKATLTGGEYLLWLTDFMDSCYDYSQKPHFRQQGITHEMLAGTGPHVDLAQQLTYPAATYDAIREIGLKAWKGLPRHGTSREELTKVRQGPDEPYHDFVSRLLQTSSRLIQDTDSAMILVKELAFENANNICQSILRPWKNKSTLNDYIRLCSDVSSGYIQGIVTAAAQQGKPVEQVLAAMQFKKNRRVAGPPGSCFHCGQMGHQVHQCPNKKIPSNNGKNPGLCPKCKKGNHWANECRSKYDKNGNSLQSGNFSMGLPRAHPNKQGMYPVQVQTSEHQLNNPFHNSTEPPVIVPDWTCVPPPTSY is encoded by the exons atgggacatgtacatagtacggaaagacagctgtttgtagctatggttaagacattgttaaaaagtcgaaatatatctataaccaccaagcaagtgggtggatttttagaatttatagacactgtgtgtccttggtttccgaataaaggcactattaacTTGGAAACCTGGAATAAGGttggtgaaaacattaaaagctattatgctgctaatggccctgataagatccctatagatgcttttcctttatggactttaattaaagaatgtttacaaggtgatactgaatatgataaatggcaacgacaaacacgtcctcgatctcgttcagcggattcaggtttaaaaccttctgctgtTACTAATCCcgattcacaaccctctgctccacctgaatatccatcaataatcaataatgaacaaaaagatattcaggaatctaattttaaaaatccctttcttatgtactcaaatacgggaggtaaaaaatgccgaccgttaaaacaaagcaagagcgccttgagacctatagaattatctgaagaattatcctccgatgaggaagctgaattagaaaaagaagctgctcagtatcataatgaagatgatcaagtgtttgttaacacgccttttaaattgaagaaacagcaaacacttttaaaaaaggaacctgttgttttaccagcaatagaagctggtagacgtccgccccctcctgacatataccatcaaatatcacctcactcacccttacagttatcattgctacaagctaaacaacaaggtgaagatgtgagtgggttttcaaaaatattgcatgcttatcctataacatatgctcctcaccctactcaagccaatgttagaattgctacatatacatccattacatttaagaatcttaaagaattgaaaacagctgctgctcaatatggtgcaa GCATTGTTATTTTAGAGACAattgcagctgaagttcttcccccatgggactggaaaggcttagctaaagctaccttaacgggaggagaatatttgttatggcttacagattttatggattcctgttatgattattctcaaaaaccacactttcgccaacaaggaattactcatgaaatgttagctGGCACAGGACCGCATGTTGATCTGGCACAACAATTAACTTACCCTGCTGCGACATATGATGCCATTCgagaaattggtttgaaagcctggaaagggctacctagacatggaacgtctagggaagaattaactaaagtccgacagggaccagacgaaccttatcatgattttgtatctcgtttgttacaaacttcatctaggctcatacaagacaccgattcagctatgattttagttaaggaattagcttttgaaaatgctaataatatctgtcaatccatattaagaccttggaaaaataaatcaacattaaacgactatatcagattatgttctgatgttagctctggatatattcaaggcatagtcactgccgcagcacaacagggcaaacctgttgagcaagttttagctgcaatgcaatttaagaaaaacagaagggttgcaggccctcctggtagctgttttcattgcggACAAATGGGGCATCAAGTACAtcaatgtcctaataaaaagattccaagtaataatggaaaaaatccaggtttatgcccaaaatgcaaaaagggtaatcattgggctaatgaatgccGATCTAAATACGATAAGAACGGCAATTCCTTACAGTcgggaaacttctcaatgggcttgccccgggcccacccaaacaaacaggggatgtatcctgtgcaggtgcaaacctcagagcaccagctaaacaatccatttcacaactccaccgagccaccagtcatagtgccggactggacctgtgttcctcctcccacttcgtatTAA